A region from the Onthophagus taurus isolate NC chromosome 8, IU_Otau_3.0, whole genome shotgun sequence genome encodes:
- the LOC111425250 gene encoding xyloside xylosyltransferase 1 isoform X1: MFNVRTIYVKILFNLTVFLSLLLVFLCTFTILDGVRIKETHSSDTQRLHNSWNDTIKNESKIIQPDDDFNVWLIFTKVIDKSPLMYNFKHLINNLLKISSVPLHFHIFVDSNSQIIAESIFNTTENFIFKYTYYNVHSAANSIMDIVDIMKPHFSSRPGTYYSDSLFYLSLGLYRIAPKTQKTAVMLDCDVFFKEDILNLFNEFKNFNESTLYGLAPELTPVYRHVLYSYKLKHNTRLGDSYPNGFQGYNSGVILINLSAIRKSNEYRQKVLSTEFVSTLTSKYNFKGHLGDQDFYTLLGFEHPRFFKTLSCGFNRQLCTWWRDHGYKDIFEDYFKCKQKVIVLHGNCNTRIPRK; encoded by the exons ATGGGGTTCGAATTAAAGAAACGCATTCCTCCGATACCCAGCGTCTTCACAATTCGTGGAACGAtaccattaaaaatgaatCGAAAATAATACAACCCGACGATGATTTCAACGTGTGGTTGATTTTTACTAAAGTTATCGATAAATCACCGTTaatgtataattttaaacatttaataaacaatttattgaaaattagcTCAGTGcctttacattttcatatatttgTTGATAGCAATTCACAAATTATTGctgaaagtatttttaatacaacagaaaattttatattcaaatATACGTATTATAATGTTCATTCTGCAGCGAATAGTATTATGGATATTGTTGATATTATGAAACCACATTTTAGTTCCCGACCag GAACATATTATAGCGactcattattttatttatcattaggATTATATCGCATAGCACCTAAGACACAAAAAACAGCTGTTATGCTTGACTGTgatgtattttttaaagaagatatattaaatttatttaacgaatttaaaaa ctttaatgAAAGTACTCTTTACGGCTTAGCTCCAGAATTAACGCCTGTTTATCGACACGTTTTGTATTCATACAAATTGAAGCATAATACAAGACTGGGCGATTCCTATCCGAACGGTTTCCAAGGTTACAATTCTGGCGTGATCTTAATAAATCTTAGTGCAATAAGAAAATCAAACGAATACAGGCAAAAGGTGCTCTCAACCGAATTTGTATCCACACTCACGtccaaatacaattttaaggGCCACTTGGGAGATCAAGATTTTTACACTCTACTTGGTTTCGAACATCCGcggttttttaaaactttatcatGTGGTTTTAATCGACAACTTTGCACCTGGTGGCGGGATCATGGCTATAAGGACATATTCGAAGATTATTTTAAGtgtaaacaaaaagttattgtGTTACATGGTAATTGTAATACTCGAATTcctagaaaataa
- the LOC111425250 gene encoding xyloside xylosyltransferase 1 isoform X2, protein MYNFKHLINNLLKISSVPLHFHIFVDSNSQIIAESIFNTTENFIFKYTYYNVHSAANSIMDIVDIMKPHFSSRPGTYYSDSLFYLSLGLYRIAPKTQKTAVMLDCDVFFKEDILNLFNEFKNFNESTLYGLAPELTPVYRHVLYSYKLKHNTRLGDSYPNGFQGYNSGVILINLSAIRKSNEYRQKVLSTEFVSTLTSKYNFKGHLGDQDFYTLLGFEHPRFFKTLSCGFNRQLCTWWRDHGYKDIFEDYFKCKQKVIVLHGNCNTRIPRK, encoded by the exons atgtataattttaaacatttaataaacaatttattgaaaattagcTCAGTGcctttacattttcatatatttgTTGATAGCAATTCACAAATTATTGctgaaagtatttttaatacaacagaaaattttatattcaaatATACGTATTATAATGTTCATTCTGCAGCGAATAGTATTATGGATATTGTTGATATTATGAAACCACATTTTAGTTCCCGACCag GAACATATTATAGCGactcattattttatttatcattaggATTATATCGCATAGCACCTAAGACACAAAAAACAGCTGTTATGCTTGACTGTgatgtattttttaaagaagatatattaaatttatttaacgaatttaaaaa ctttaatgAAAGTACTCTTTACGGCTTAGCTCCAGAATTAACGCCTGTTTATCGACACGTTTTGTATTCATACAAATTGAAGCATAATACAAGACTGGGCGATTCCTATCCGAACGGTTTCCAAGGTTACAATTCTGGCGTGATCTTAATAAATCTTAGTGCAATAAGAAAATCAAACGAATACAGGCAAAAGGTGCTCTCAACCGAATTTGTATCCACACTCACGtccaaatacaattttaaggGCCACTTGGGAGATCAAGATTTTTACACTCTACTTGGTTTCGAACATCCGcggttttttaaaactttatcatGTGGTTTTAATCGACAACTTTGCACCTGGTGGCGGGATCATGGCTATAAGGACATATTCGAAGATTATTTTAAGtgtaaacaaaaagttattgtGTTACATGGTAATTGTAATACTCGAATTcctagaaaataa